taaattttttatctttctccTTCATGCATGTTTTATCTATTTTCCTATTGACCatttgtgttttaaaattttcattctcttgaaggacaaacaaaaaaatatatcaaataacAAAACGAAAAATCAATCAAACATGAAatgccaaaatgaaaatttataaatgtaaagggccaaaataaaaataatatcatgtttatttaaggaccaaaagtgcactttcattttttttaatattattagttTAAGCACTTTCATGTCAATTATATgggtaattttctttttcaaaaagattTTCATGTtatgctgttttttttttttttcccttttctaaAAAAGATTTTGGTTTGAACCCTTTTACGATAAAATTGGGTTTCATCATGGACTTTTATTTTTgtccaaaatacaaaaagactCTTGAGATTTGGTCAATTGCAAACATagccctccctctctctctctctctctatatatatttatttatttatataatttgacCATTGATATTGAAAGCAACTAAGATGATTGTCAAATGTTTACATGacttgtaatttgtaatttgtattacTTTGATGGCTTTCTCTCTTATAATTTATGAACCATCCCTTTCATGGGTTGTTTACTCACGTTGTGTCACATTCTTTGGTTGTAAATCATATTGATTctcttatattttataatataggAACATTAATAGCAAACTCATGCAATGtgtagaaaaatataatataatatattttttttaaagttttatataATGGAACATATAATGTACTTTGTATTCAACAACAATAGATagtgcatgtatatatatataaagtaatttaataaaagatttaaattacataattatagtattttttttattaaaatggagaaaatttacttgttttttttgtaatatactATAAATGATTGACTAATTTGAACAtatccaagttttttttttttttttttttaatgtatactGCCATTTCATGGAATACATGTAACATGTTACattaagtttagaattgtaatatatattttttttttctctcaaatatAAGCAGAATTCCTATTATTGCAGCATGCATGTTATATTAAGTTTATAATTTCCTATATTAGTGTGTTTATTTGTTGTGGAATGCaaactttaaataaatatacaacCCAACAGTAGGTTCATTCTCAAGGTTCAGAGACACAATCATACagacacacacatgcacaaTACTTGGAACGACACAAACTAACTCATGTGATTGATTGGTTTGGGGGACTTCTGAAAATTTAATGTCAAATTGCAGATACTTCAGGCATAAATTTCTTCCTTCCAAAACTCAGAGTCTGAAATTATCAAGTGCAGAGTTGCTGAGTCCTTTTGAGCCATAGCAGAAAGCATACTCCTTCGCCGATGTTTCCCTGTATAAAGGAGGATTGTCATCTGATAACAACTCTTTTATTGGACCATAAAGCCGATTGACTGGCTGCATCTGTTTCTGCATAGGATTGCTGAACAAGCATGCCACTGATATTCTAGGGCCTACTTGGTTGGCCAGGACTCTATGTGTCGCACTTATGAACTTGTCATTTGAGATAAGCTGCACCAAAACAATGCTGTTACATTCACATGTTTTATATTTGTGCCAGATTTTGTCTTAGCTGAATTGTCGAGATGGTAAAGTAGATCCCAAATTAGGCATTATAAGGGTCATAGAAgcttcaaaaaattttcattctttactTTTGCATGTTTCCTAAACAttggaatttgtttttgttgtcaaAAAAGACATAGAAAGAGATGAAATTGTAGAATGATATAACAGGTTTCAAGTGGATATTGTTAGTTACCCTGTCCTTCAATGTCTCAGAACATCTTGGAAATCAAACAATATGTGGAAATTATGTGAGAAGTTCATTAAATATAGGTGTCACATACAAAACTCATATTAATCATCTTTATTTGATAGGTAACTCATATTAGTCAAATTCAAATGTCATAGCAAAGACAGTTTATGGGAGTAATTGGGAATCATTTGCAATATCACTTCTTAATAGATTGTTTCTTGTATGTTGTGTAGCTGTACTTGCCTGAAAAAGGTCCCCAAGATTAACCACTAAAGCTCCTGTCACTGGAGGGATATCAACCCACTGATTTTGGTAAAGGGCTTGTAGGCCTCCAATTTGGTCTTGTAGAAGAATAGTGAAGAAATCAGGATCTGTGTGCTCACTGGTTCCCATTGTTCTGTTAGGCTCAGGGCATGCTGGATAGTAGTGACAGACAAGGCTGTGTCCTGCAGCACACTCCATCTCAGCCAGATGATTAGATCTGAGCCCCAGGCCCTCGGATAGTAACTCCAAGAGGGTAAGTCCCAGCCTCTTTACTTGCTGTGAATAACTGATTACAATGTCCCTGCAGTTTGTTTAATTAGAAAGCTATGCAATTGATAGATATCCAGACAATTATTCCACATCAAATTTTCACCATATATGTTGTATCTGAAGGATGCCTTCTCAGGAAACACACATCAACTGATGTTATAATTATGTGGCTACTGCTGCACAtcctatttctttttatttcaaaaaatcatcCATCTAAAATTGGAGAGCCCAATTTTGTACAAGGAAATATTGTTTAGTGATGGGAAAATTTTATGGATTAGACTAAGTGtcaatttttacactttttATCAGAACAGAGGttataatatgataattttttattggctaaaatgcaaattgaacCCTCTAAGTTTGATTGAAACTTATTTCAAACCTTTAtctttactttcattcaatttagtcctctaaatttcaaatttattcaattcaagtcTTTTGTTCAATTCCGTTATAATTCCTTGGGAAGAAATAACTGTCTTGGCAATTTATTTCTCAGAATTCTCACagagatttttgttttcttcaaaattcATCACTcacttttatcaaaaaaaggtTGGAGTAAATCTTGGAAAAGGATGACTTCGTCTCTTTTGTTGGGTTCTGGATATATTTTCTTCTAATGACTCCTTATTGTTcctcaataaaattttattttaggaccatatagagaatttttttaatctctcaaaATGAAAGCGTTAACCATTCTATGAATCAAATATCCATCATCATATTCGGGAGCTATTTTTTATCATATTGCTGTTGCAAGTATTCAAAGCAAACTTGAAGCTCAAAGAAAGAGAACATATTTATGCATATTACTTCACAAGGACTAGTAGTACCTGCAGACTGCTGGATATTCTTCAGGACTTGGAGCAACAGGAGCCATGGAAAAAGACAAAGTATCTCTCCAGTTAGCAAATTTTGCCTTATAAAGGTGATAATTACTCAAAAAATTCACGTTCTTTGGTACATCACGCGAGTAATACTCCCTTTTTACTTCAGTTGGTTGTTCATGAAATCTGCGAGTTCCTTTGATCATATCATCCAGGACTTCTTCAGAGATCCCATGATTCACAATCTGGAAGAGCCCCCATGTCTCTGAAGCATGCTGAATTTCCTCAACAACTTGTTTTCGTTGAACACCGCCTTCACGGATGTCTTTGAGGTCTATCACTGGAACCTGGAGGTGGGTTGATCCTGAATATGATTTCTCACATGAGAGTTCATCTGTTGGTATCACAAATATGGGAGGGATTTTCACTATCCCAGAGTCAATAAGTCCTTTAACACCTGCCTTAGTATCATCAAAGGCTTTCAGCTCTTTCTGTCTATCATAGTCCAAAACATCTTGGACTGAATTTTGGTTCAGATGGGTGTCCACCATTTTTCTGGTAGTACTCTTTAGGATAAAATTTTTGGAGTTGGagtaaaataaacaattttGGAGTTCGTCCTAAATCTACAACCAACGTAACGCAGCTTTTGTTGACCACTTGATTTTTAGAGCAAGGGTCGTTTGGATACagtattttagcaaaataattttcaaatatgtaaatagtaccataataatcatatttattgaaaaaattattgaaaagtgaagtttgtgggtctCATAAATAGTGCACAGAATCTACTAATATACACTATTTACAAGAAAAGTTAACAATCacatcatgaaaaaaaaaaaaaaaacaaacaaacaaacaaacaaagacaGAGACAGACACAGACGTGGGAATCACGTTTTGCACACTGAATTTAATTCAAGGTGGTACCTCATGCCCCGGCGAATGAGACCTGCTGTGGGGCCCACCTGCCTGTGAGAGGCAGGTCTCATGGGCTGGCGCATGAGAgatttagtgtgtgtttggattccAAGTCTGCGTTTCCAAGCTgcgttttgttctttttttttttctttttcttttttttgttttcacgcattttggagtattgcggttactgttcaatgaacagtaaccgcaaatgttgactttctgcagtgaacattgcacatatgcactgttcacggacccacaaatttcattttttatcaatttttcattaaaaacagGTCCCACatcactattcacacatttaaaaattattttgttacagcgttttcaattttcagtttcaacaaaataagttctatccaaacacacccttaatcATCTAAATGACTTTATAGTGGAAAACGTGGGGCACTGTGAGTCAGACAAAATAAGGTGAGGTATGAGGACAATgccatgtgtttttttttttttttttttttgagagaaaaaggaCATGCCATGTTTGTTGGGTGGGTGAGGCGAGGTGATATTTttccatatcttttttttatctgAGGCATATATTTTAAGCAAACATGTCATAATTAAATTGAAtacaaaaatactaattaataacacattatatatatatatatatatatattttttttttttggtaaaacagAGGAATAACATAAACTAAGAAACAGAGCTCTCAGGACACAACCTGGAGCGGTACAAACCAGAAGCATCTTCCTCAAGGGAAGTTAAAATGTCCACAGGCGGActttggaaaataataaaatctgaGGATTGGTTAGCTCCTATCCCAGCCAGCTTGTCAGCACACCAATTCGCCTCCCGGTAACAGTGTTTGAAACAGATGCGACGGAATCGTGTCGCCAACGCTCTACAATCATCTAATAAGGGAGACACGATCATATTAACATATTCAGGATTAAGAAGAGCATCCAAGACAGCTTTGGCATCAATCTCTACTTCTAAAGAATCAAAATTTCTGCAGCAACACAGGTGTAACCCATCACGAACCCCCCACAACTCAGCAATAAAACTATTCGCTACTCCAATTCTCCTCGAAAATCCAGTGATCCAGCGCCCTTGCTCATCTCTAATGATACCTCCACATCCAGTTCTGTCCGTACCTGGCCCCGACGCACCATCAGTATTTAATTTAACCCAACCAGTCTGGGGCTTCTCCCATCTAACCTGTCTCATTACCATTCTACTGGGTTTAAAACAAGATGATGCACAGTAGGTATACTCCGTAGCTCTGTTAATAATCTCCGTCACTAACctgggattttgggttttatcCTTGAACACGGCTTGATTTCTACTCTTCCATATGAGCCAGATAGCAAATAAGAATATTGTTCTCCAATGGGAAAGGCAAGGCTCTCGGCAGCTCCCCTCTTTGCCGTTGATCTCAAGCCACTGATGTAAATCATTTGACCAAAATCTTCTATCATCCCATCGCACTCCCAGCTGGATCCACACAGGTTTGACCTCCTTACAGTCCCTCAATGCATGAATAATCGTTTCCGGATTTCTACCACAAAGGGTGCAGACACCATTATCAAGCATTCCCCTTCTCACTAAACATTCCTTGACCCCGATGCTGTTATGGTAGCACTGCCAGACAAAAGTTTTGATTCTAGGGAGTATATCCGCTTTCCAAATCCACTTCCCTGAAAAGACCCCAGCATGATAATCCCCCATAGCAATTTTGTATGCACTTCCAAGATCAAAATTTCCCTGCTTTGAGGCAGCCCAAGCAAGTCTATCCCCACCCGTAGAAGAAAGAGCACATGGAGTGGCTTGAATGATGTATTTGATGTGCTGTGGGATCTCACAAGACAGACAGTCCCAATCCCAAACTCCGTCCTTGAAGATATCCTTGATTCTTAGTTGCTGATCCACCACAGACAGGGGGCCTTGGATCATTTGGCGAACCGAACCTTCAGATAGCCAGTGATCAGACCAAAACCTGAGATTACTATTGCTGCCAACTACCCATTTGATGCCCCTATTGAAAGTATCCTCCCCTTTCTTCACAGCTGACCAAACCCGCGACCTAGGAAGATTCCTCCCATTCCTAGAGTGTATTCTTTGGGCAGTACAGTATTTAGCGCTCAGCACCTGAGCCCATGGGGAGTCTCTCTCTGTATGCAGCCGCCAGTTCAACTTGGAAAGTAAAGCAATGTTCCTTCCCTTGGCAGTTTGCAGTCCCAAACCTCCCTCAGATTTCGGTTTCGTAACTTTGTGCCAGCCGACCCAGTGCATTTTCTTTACTGTGTCAGTTGAACCCCAGAGAAAATTTCTGTTTACACGATCCACTCCTTGCAAAATTCGGTCCGGAAGATAGGAGCATTGCATAGCATAAGAAGGAATGGTTGAAGTTGAAGCTTGGACCAACACAGCCCTACCAGCCAACGACAAAAGATTAGCCTTCCGCCCCGCTAATTTTCCTTTAATcctatccaaaataaaattgaaatcctgagaagaagaatttggatGCTTGATGGGGATTCCAAGATACTTCCCCAGATTTGGAGTAGACATACAGCCAAGGATATCACTCAACGATTCTCTAGAGTCACGATCCACATTAGgcgaaaaataaactctagatTTAGAATCACTGATAGTTTGCCCCGAAACCGCACAAAACTCATCCAAAACGTCTCTGATACTGCAACAATTTAATAGATCCGCTTTAGCAAAAAGAACTAGATCATCCGCAAACATAAGGTGCGAAAAAGCCGGCCCACTTCTAGATGCCTTCAACGGATTCCACATCTTCCCATTACACTTCTCTTCAATGAGCTGGCTGAGGTAATCCacacaaagaataaaaatatacgGAGAAATAGTTTTTGAATGTGCTTTGgctttatattaaaaaatcaatttattttactattcagcttatttttactattattcatagggctcattgcactttttaatactattcacCAGTCTTACTGTATTATTTCAggtaatttttacttttatctacaatactttcagcagaaaattttcaatttcaacaaaataaacaaaataagcgaATTCCAAAAAGACCTAaagtcaataaaattaaattttactccataatttattttacttaacaatatattggggctttcaagcaaaaaaaagcccaaaaattttttttgaactaaaatctgaaaaaaaaaaaaagaaaaaaaaaaggattataaCATAGCAAGCCCAAATGCCCAATAGATCCTAGGAAAAAAGTCCAAGATCAATCTCTTTTTTGTTAGATCATgtaatttatactttttaaaaaacgcCCTATAAAAATTCTTAAAGCCACCACTTCACataattattttaggaaatgtGTTGTACTCACTTCGTCTCCAATGTTTGCAAGCCAATACTATAAGCATTCtgcaataatttttaaagtaaacTAACACTGATTTGGAAAAATAGCAAAAACCTCTATAAATAATTGGTTGCACTTGATAAATCACGTCAATCTTTCGGAAGTCCCacccaccaaaataaaaattcctacgtgttttatttgaattaatctatattatatatatatatatttatatttatatatattaataattacgTAGCTTGGTCATATCATCTATAACCTTTGTCAACATTATTTGGCCATAAAGGTACAAGACCACAAGAAcccatccaaaaaataataataataaggtgaCAATAAATTGTGGGTTTCTTTGTCTACTTCTCGCATCAATTATACTTTTTAGCAGACTAGGATAAAGTGATAAAGTATATTTTTggtctttaaaatttaaaattgttttcattttgattatttatcattaaaattttttattttgctccTTCATgcatgttttatttgttttcctaTTGACCGttgtgttttaaaattttcattttcttgaaggaccaaacaaaaaaaatgtatcaaacaaaaaaataaaaaatcaatcaaacatGAAAtgcctaaataaaaatttataaatgtaaagggccaaaataaaaataataacatgcATACTTTAAGGACCTAAAGTAcactttcattttattattattgtagggtCATTGGGCCCAGAAGTTCACTATTTGCTCACatattgggcctgtggcccaagcCGAGAACAAAAATCTGCCCTAGGAGGAGATGTCTTTGTCAGAGGAGATTGCACTGATGAATAGAAGGTGGGGTTTGGTCCTAAGGGTTTCGAGAGTGTGCCAAGGATAAAAACTTCCTCGGCCGGACTTAGCCGAGGTCCTAGAAAATGGATCGACAGCAAGGATGACAACCCCTGAAATTCATTTGGGGCGGACGAGCACTGCAGAGATATACGATAAGAATGAgccctaaaatatctaaggagaaagctgctacctttgcattaaatgcactgcagctaatctcctggccgcattaatatagaagtgatacctgaacaatgTATTTCAatcttcccttttttgacctcttGAGTTCCCTCTGCCTGCCCTCgaaggggagccgatcaacagctagtACCCTAGGAAGGGGTGGCccagttcttcctggtgcagcgaggatgacatgtatcgttcTGGTGGGGGGTCTTAGGAACACATCCTTTCGAGACTCTTGTACTACCTGACCGGGGTGGCCGCTCGAGGGGTGCAGAAGGTGATGtagcttcccttctcggaccaactggtCTAGGtgattccacagattcctgcaatcctcagtggtatgctcatggtcctgatgatagtggcagtacaggttctggttacgtttggaagggtctccagccatctttcccggccatctgaaatagggctcgttccttactttctccagtacctgcTATACTGGCTCCTTGAAGACGGCATTTACTGTCTGCGGGTTGCTttgcccagcctgtcgcgaaaaatctctcctcggctggctAGGGTTATACCGTTCAAATctaaaatcatttgctttgggggggatgaccttctcctttccccttccttgctgctgatcttcctccacccttttgtatttgtcgatcctatccctcaactgatcaacgttggcaaccggtttaccagtgagggatttccttaagccatgctcgatGGGGAGCCCGcttttgaacgtgctgatagcgacagcatcatggttgtcatccaggTCGTTATACACCTCCTAATATCTATCcaagtatgctttcagagtctctccttcgtgcatggataaggacaatagcgaaccgagggtctggggactctggtgttggtgataaagcgggagcagaaatcccgagtgagctgcttgtatgagcttatggaatttgtcttcaggccgttgaaccacctcatcgccattgatcccaagctggacgggaagattttgcacataagggcttcattttgcgagtagattgCCATTTTCTAGTTAaactgactcacatgctctaccgggtctgttcggccgttatagatggcgaatgccGGTTGGTTGAAacgtcgaggcagcttagccccttcaattctatacgtgaagggggaccttgaaacctagTCCAGCGCCTTCTTCCtggcatcgtttcccgaacccttgctggatgtgctctcatacttccgcatagggcgtggttccttttcgtaggaaaaggtttcacttgggggggtccttgacctccgccGGTAACTCGCATCTTCCGTATTAGAGGACTCGTCTGAGTCAGAAGGAGATCATTTTCGCTGCTCTCGTCGTAGCTTCCttttcagatcatctatctctcgctgcatggcctggtgactatttcgcctctgggacacatgactacctatctgagtgtgactctggcttgtccggatagtatgcacacttccctcacgatttcccctgccgcctgggttgacggggttattttgcctctgggactcggtgggttgtgtctgttgggagttagcctggtgaggattctcctggtgcggacctagttctgccatgctcgaccgttgtgctagccgatgccctagttcttcccacagatggcgccaattgtagttgcacgattttcctggcccaaattctattgatcaggccttggcccaaggcgcaacccacaataaatatttgtaga
This genomic stretch from Quercus lobata isolate SW786 chromosome 3, ValleyOak3.0 Primary Assembly, whole genome shotgun sequence harbors:
- the LOC115978899 gene encoding 1-aminocyclopropane-1-carboxylate oxidase homolog 1-like, which produces MVDTHLNQNSVQDVLDYDRQKELKAFDDTKAGVKGLIDSGIVKIPPIFVIPTDELSCEKSYSGSTHLQVPVIDLKDIREGGVQRKQVVEEIQHASETWGLFQIVNHGISEEVLDDMIKGTRRFHEQPTEVKREYYSRDVPKNVNFLSNYHLYKAKFANWRDTLSFSMAPVAPSPEEYPAVCRDIVISYSQQVKRLGLTLLELLSEGLGLRSNHLAEMECAAGHSLVCHYYPACPEPNRTMGTSEHTDPDFFTILLQDQIGGLQALYQNQWVDIPPVTGALVVNLGDLFQLISNDKFISATHRVLANQVGPRISVACLFSNPMQKQMQPVNRLYGPIKELLSDDNPPLYRETSAKEYAFCYGSKGLSNSALDNFRL